The Trichoderma breve strain T069 chromosome 2, whole genome shotgun sequence DNA segment catcatctccaccagCACCGTCTTAATCTCCAGCAGCGCAAGTGCTCTACCAGGACACGTTCTCGGGCCATTAATAAACGACTCACTGGCAAATGGATTGGCCGCCGCTCCCGTCGTCGAGTCCCATCGATCCGGGTTGAAAACATCGACATCTGCACCCCAGATAGCTGGGTTGAGGTGAACCATGGCGGGAATCGTCGTGACGGTCGTGCCCTTGGGGATCAAAGTGCCTGCAATCACGACGTCTTCACCGGCTTCCCATGGCGCCATGAGGCTTGGTGACCAGACACGCAGGCTTTCGTTAATGATATTGTTGAGGTACGGGAGGCTGTCGATGGTTGCGGCATCCAGGTCGGGCTGTTTCTGCTGGGCAGATAGGATTTCTTCGCGCAGTCGTTGCTGCATCTCCGGGTATTTGATAAGCGCGTACACGGTCCAAGTGAGGGCGCCAGCTGTAGTTTCATGGCCAGCAGAAACGCCTTGGATAATCTAGATTGGACGAGTCAGTGCCGGAATTGGCCATCACATCGACGGGGGAAAACGCTTACAAGGTCTACCAACATCTGGTCAGAGACACCTTTTTTCTCAGCCAGATTCGCCTCAATCAGCTTAGTCAAAAAGTCCTTGGTATCAGCCTTTTCATCGCTTTGGCCGCTCTTCTTATCTTGCTGAACCTGCTGCACACGCTCTTCAACCAGCTCAGTGAGCATCCCCCTCAGAGCATTATTGGCCCGGATAAAGGCTCGATTCGCTTCGATCGGGAGCCACCGCAGCGGAATAAATGGGTTTAGGAACGTGATGAGCTTTCCCAGCAGCGGCGGGACGAGAACGGCTCTGTAGCACTCCTCGAAGCTAAGGGGTGATGAACTAGATCGAAACTCGGTGATGTCTCTGCTAAGGAGGGCGGTGCTGATGACTTTGAAGGCTGTTCGGTTCATTAGGGCTTCGACTTCAACTACTCCgtttttgtcttctccaaTCGCCGTATCGAACTCAACAGACAGCTCTCtcgccttgtccttgaatATGGGAAGCATTTTTCGCACGCTCGGCTTGGAAAGGGGTCCTATCACAAGCTCCCT contains these protein-coding regions:
- a CDS encoding cytochrome p450 domain-containing protein, which codes for MESLSVALVSLASVVLVLRQTDATVPLAATFGLLVYVVGTVVLKLGKALIYPFYISKLRHLPGPKDNQFLVGQGIHLLKAAGPNDLYLEWVRKWPDAHFIRHLSFGNSEVLLVNSLEAAREVLQTKAYSFVKPSFFVKLVGEIVGIGILFSVGDQHRQLRRITAGPLSKPSVRKMLPIFKDKARELSVEFDTAIGEDKNGVVEVEALMNRTAFKVISTALLSRDITEFRSSSSPLSFEECYRAVLVPPLLGKLITFLNPFIPLRWLPIEANRAFIRANNALRGMLTELVEERVQQVQQDKKSGQSDEKADTKDFLTKLIEANLAEKKGVSDQMLVDLIIQGVSAGHETTAGALTWTVYALIKYPEMQQRLREEILSAQQKQPDLDAATIDSLPYLNNIINESLRVWSPSLMAPWEAGEDVVIAGTLIPKGTTVTTIPAMVHLNPAIWGADVDVFNPDRWDSTTGAAANPFASESFINGPRTCPGRALALLEIKTVLVEMMSNFSLEAVDVDVGFEHPTLTLKPKGGLHVRVQRL